Proteins encoded in a region of the Ptychodera flava strain L36383 chromosome 4, AS_Pfla_20210202, whole genome shotgun sequence genome:
- the LOC139130805 gene encoding serine/threonine-protein kinase Nek1-like isoform X3: MDRYEKVRQIGEGSFGKALLVKSKKDGEYKVVKEISISKMGRREREDSKKEVSVLAKMRHPNIVCYLESFEDRGNLYIVMEYCDGGDLYKVINRQRGVLLDENKILDWFVQICLAIKHVHDRKILHRDIKSQNIFLTRAGMIKLGDFGIAKVLNSTVELARTCIGTPYYLSPEICENKPYNNKSDIWALGCVLYELCTLKHAFEAGNMKNLVLKIIRGSYPPLSPKYSYELRNLQASLLKRSARDRPSVNTVLKKPFLQKRIEQFLSGTKMADEFSHTVLHRNRPALAARPPVQAAARKPPSAANPARISDPAAKYGVSVAKKKPPSNRGQAKRSGEKPPKAVPSDNKELERKKKELVEKENLRREKERQIRIGHQQLMEKQRMARMKKARQEGWRNLLDSGSSGSSAGGGGGGGSANSDNNKPFEIPKRDPVPHPNIPKKGKALRADDPVQAWPDRDAVQRQIQKRPVSASAANAAKRAEANSVMGAQAAERARLVEDFLIRKRQAAENKARVGAQMGWLAPTPISEQPPAKKANRNNDDHSNDMKGRDEAEREYLSRLRQIRLQNFNERRQIEKQKAREGMAVRRSIEGDPKYNADVRKQKIEALRQQADERAAKLKDELERKRREAYEKEKKAWEEHLAKKGVKAPPPKAEKPKPARKPIPVAPKGPAVPVVGLTAAFKQAGIEPETAIEQTEPPKEEPKQAEPKSVLQQQKDEILKRLNEQKHAPDRKKWGEGDAAKGQLPFANLPLEETSSVMEATGAGDVVIKNPGIKPSAAAGGDNVGVAPRKGWGGPSSTVMNALQKAAIAETITISKDETDAAKSKATEGVAAASVPTVKTPSPTGAIGETITIDKSPRPAPTAAVGETITIDKTPKPGAATPISETITLDDKPKPEIAKRPPTITEDEAGEVEETVEIPEGDKAKKDGVPSSVKDAWGKSGKKDDDKKPGKDDGGSQAKKPEDSSSDAGKEKKPVKDDKQNVTSKEEKNKDDEKDLCEEELSVEAAPAPVQTSGPLGNHPEKDSPETEPDVESSPVKGSPKTPPNTPDQGSSDEGSPKLTVKKLSPDSLAKSASAIGAAVGGENGTAEVSSPASVSPTHGIDREDSVEQDKQQLEEEYKALMNQVELDSEEDDEKDEPSFYKEAQNSGVVKGLQTGFFDADVRLLRTCSEPDLSKLFKTNMALNPFFEVERMSLDVNLEDIEDGEDELDRKQDGEEGDASGNQEEDDENGDESDDDDDADDEDDEEDDGVDDDEDDMASIRQSYRDILDDDDDEVASPGSRTVVPRSDSSTSQDDRTPTSPESPRESNGIPGRKKSSTGDSDNLTEEDGAVGADPEVLANWDSGSGESDDEAAHSDDDRESVFSRLEESRVQLEEELGCDQFMQAYRSIQAIHEDEDENIQDGIKAISSILGADKQHLYPQILQLVMADGAFTEDND, from the exons ATGGACAGGTACGAAAAAGTACGTCAGATTGGCGAAGGATCTTTCGGCAAAGCTTTACTCGTAAAGTCTAAGAAGGATGGAGAGTATAAAGTTGTTAAGGAAATTAGTATTTCAAAG atggGCAGACGTGAACGAGAGGATTCAAAGAAAGAG GTGTCAGTCCTTGCAAAAATGAGACATCCAAATATAGTGTGCTACTTAGAATCCTTTGAAG ACAGAGGTAATTTATACATTGTCATGGAATACTGTGATGGAG GTGACTTGTATAAAGTGATCAACCGCCAGCGAGGTGTTTTGTTGGATGAAAACAAAATCTTAGATTGGTTTGTACAAATTTGTTTGGCAATCAAACATGTACATGATAGGAAGATTCTCCACAGAGACATCAAATCACAG AATATCTTCCTCACCAGGGCTGGCATGATCAAGCTAGGTGATTTTGGAATTGCCAAAGTACTTAACAG TACTGTTGAATTAGCTAGAACCTGTATTGGCACTCCGTACTACTTATCTCCAGAAATCTGTGAAAATAAGCCTTACAACAATAAAAG TGATATATGGGCCTTAGGCTGTGTCCTGTATGAactatgtacattgaaacaTGCATTTGAAGCAGGCAACATGAAGAACTTAGTACTGAAAATAATACGAGGTTCCTACCCTCCATTGTCACCAAAGTACAGCTATGAACTACGGAACCTACAGGCGTCCTTGTTGAAAAGGAGTGCAAG GGACCGGCCATCtgtaaatacagttttaaagAAACCATTTTTGCAAAAGAGAATTGAGCAATTTTTATCAGGAACG AAAATGGCCGATGAGTTCAGCCATACAGTTTTACATAGAAACCGTCCAGCCTTAGCAGCAAGGCCACCAGTACAAG CTGCAGCAAGGAAACCACCATCTGCTGCCAATCCAGCTAGGATAAGTGATCCAGCAGCAAAATATGGAGTGTCCGTTGCCAAGAAAAAACCTCCTTCCAATCGGGGGCAAGCCAAGCGATCTGGAGAAAAGCCCCCAAAGGCTGTGCCAAGTGACAATAAAGAACTtgagagaaagaaaaaagaactgGTGGAAAAGGAAAATCTgaggagagagaaagagagacagatcCGGATTGGACACCAACAACTGATGGAAAAACAGAGGATGGCTAGGATGAAGAAGGCAAGGCAAGAAGGATGGAGAAATCTTCTTGATTCTGGAAGTTCCGGTAGTTCAGCTGGAGGTGGTGGAGGAGGGGGATCAGCTAATAGTGATAATAATAAACCTTTTGAAATCCCCAAGAGAGACCCGGTTCCTCATCCAAATATCCCCAAG AAAGGTAAAGCACTGCGTGCTGATGACCCAGTACAAGCATGGCCTGACAGAGACGCCGTACAGAGACAGATACAGAAACGACCTGTATCTGCCAGTGCTGCTAACGCTGCCAAGAGAGCTGAAGCTAACAG TGTAATGGGTGCCCAGGCAGCAGAGAGGGCAAGACTTGTAGAAGACTTCCTTATAAGAAAGAGGCAAGCTGCTGAAAACAAAGCTAGAGTAGGTGCACAGATGGGATGGTTGGCACCG ACTCCCATCTCAGAGCAACCACCAGCCAAGAAAGCCAACCGTAATAATGATGACCATAGTAATGATATGAAAGGTAGAGATGAAGCAGAGAGG GAATATCTGTCCAGACTGCGTCAAATAAGACTGCAGAATTTCAATGAAAGAAGACAAATTGAGAAGCAGAAAGCACGAGAAGGGATGGCTGTCAGA AGGAGCATTGAAGGAGATCCCAAGTACAATGCTGATGTAAGGAAACAGAAAATTGAAGCCCTCAGA CAACAAGCTGATGAAAGGGCAGCTAAACTCAAGGATGAATTGGAAAGAAAGAGAAGAGAGGCATATGAAAAGGAGAAGAAAGCATGGGAAGAACAT CTTGCCAAGAAGGGAGTCAAGGCACCTCCACCAAAAGCTGAAAAGCCAAAACCTGCTAGAAA ACCAATACCAGTCGCACCTAAAGGACCTGCAGTACCAG TTGTTGGTTTGACTGCTGCTTTCAAACAAGCTGGTATTGAACCAGAGACAGCTATTGAA CAGACTGAACCACCAAAAGAAGAACCAAAGCAAGCAGAACCAAA ATCAGTGCTTCAGCAACAGAAAGATGAAATACTGAAGAGACTTAATGAGCAAAAG CATGCACCAGATCGTAAGAAGTGGGGTGAGGGTGATGCAGCCAAGGGACAACTGCCATTTGCTAACTTGCCATTGGAAGAAACCTCTTCTGTTATggaag CCACTGGTGCTGGAGATGTTGTTATCAAGAACCCTGGTATCAAACCCAGCGCGGCCGCTGGTGGTGATAATGTAGGCGTTGCTCCCAGGAAAGGCTGGGGTGGACCAAGTTCAACTGTCATGAATGCACTACAGAAAGCTGCAATTGCAGAAACTATTACCATATCTAAAGATGAGACAG ATGCTGCCAAATCAAAGGCTACTGAAGGAGTGGCAGCTGCTAGTGTCCCAACTGTGAAGACGCCATCTCCAACAGGAGCCATTGGTGAGACTATAACAATAGACAAATCACCCAGACCTGCACCCACTGCAGCTGTTGGTGAAACCATAACGATAGACAAGACACCAAAGCCAGGTGCAGCTACACCCATCAGTGAAACTATCACTTTGGATGATAAACCTAAACCAGAGATTGCCAAGAGACCACCCACAATAACAGAAG ATGAGGCTGGTGAAGTAGAAGAAACTGTGGAAATCCCAGAAGGTGACAAAGCCAAGAAGGATGGTGTGCCATCCTCTGTCAAAGATGCCTGGGGCAAGTCAGGAAAGAAAGACGATGACAAAAAGCCAGGGAAAGATGACGGTGGTTCACAAGCAAAGAAACCAGAAGATAGCTCATCAGATGCAGGGAAAGAGAAAAAACCAGTGAAGGATGATAAGCAAAATGTGACATCAAAAGAGGAGAAGAATAAAGATGATGAGAAGGATCTTT GTGAGGAGGAGCTTTCGGTGGAAGCGGCCCCTGCACCAGTGCAAACCTCCGGTCCACTAGGGAACCACCCTGAAAAAGACTCCCCAGAAACAGAGCCCGATGTAGAAAGTAGTCCTGTCAAAGGTTCCCCTAAGACACCACCAAATACCCCTGATCAGGGCAGCTCAGATGAAGGATCCCCTAAGCTGACAGTGAAAAAACTCAGCCCAGATAGCCTTGCCAAAAGTGCAAGTGCAATAGGTGCCGCAGTGGGAGGTGAAAATGGAACGGCTGAAGTCAGTAGCCCTGCCAGTGTTTCACCAACTCACGGCATAGATAGGGAAGATAGTGTAGAACAGGACAAACAACAACTTGAAGAAGAATACAAAG CTCTGATGAATCAAGTTGAACTtgacagtgaggaagatgaCGAAAAAGATGAACCCAGCTT TTACAAAGAAGCACAGAACAGTGGTGTAGTGAAAGGACTGCAGACAGGTTTCTTTGATGCTGATGTCAGG TTGTTAAGGACGTGTTCTGAGCCTGATCTCAGTAAACTCTTCAAAACCAACATGGCCTTGAACCCATTCTTTGAGGTTGAAAGGATGTCGCTAGACGTGAACTTGGAAGACATTGAAGATGGGGAGGATGAGTTGGACCGCAAACAAGACGGAGAAGAGGGAGACGCATCGGGTAACCAGGAAGAAGATGATGAGAATGGAGATGAaagcgatgatgatgatgatgctgatgatgaagatgatgagga AGATGAtggtgttgatgatgatgaagatgacatGGCAAGTATCAGACAGTCATACAGGGATATTCTGGATGATG ATGATGATGAGGTAGCGTCCCCTGGATCACGGACTGTAGTACCAAGGTCTGACAGCAGCACATCACAGGATGACAGAACACCAACAAGTCCTGAAAGTCCCAGAGAAAGCAATGGTATACCGGGCAGAAAGAAATCCAGTACTGGTGACAGTGACAATTTGACAGAGGAAGACGGTGCTGTCGGAGCTGACCCTGAAGTCCTAGCAAACTGGGATTCTGGCTCAG GCGAGAGTGATGATGAAGCAGCTCACAGTGATGATGACAGAGAGAGTGTCTTCAGTCGTCTAGAAGAATCCAGGGTACAGTTAGAAGAGGAATTAGGGTGTGATCAGTTTATGCAAGCATACAGGTCAATACAG GCCATCCATGAAGATGAGGATGAAAATATTCAAGATGGAATCAAAGCAATCAGTTCAATACTTGGAGCTGATAAACAGCACCTCTATCCACAGATACTACAACTTGTCATGGCTGACGGGGCCTTCACTGAAG ataaTGACTGA
- the LOC139130805 gene encoding serine/threonine-protein kinase Nek1-like isoform X5, with translation MDRYEKVRQIGEGSFGKALLVKSKKDGEYKVVKEISISKMGRREREDSKKEVSVLAKMRHPNIVCYLESFEDRGNLYIVMEYCDGGDLYKVINRQRGVLLDENKILDWFVQICLAIKHVHDRKILHRDIKSQNIFLTRAGMIKLGDFGIAKVLNSTVELARTCIGTPYYLSPEICENKPYNNKSDIWALGCVLYELCTLKHAFEAGNMKNLVLKIIRGSYPPLSPKYSYELRNLQASLLKRSARDRPSVNTVLKKPFLQKRIEQFLSGTKMADEFSHTVLHRNRPALAARPPVQAAARKPPSAANPARISDPAAKYGVSVAKKKPPSNRGQAKRSGEKPPKAVPSDNKELERKKKELVEKENLRREKERQIRIGHQQLMEKQRMARMKKARQEGWRNLLDSGSSGSSAGGGGGGGSANSDNNKPFEIPKRDPVPHPNIPKDKRYPERGQYDHYHRYLDDLQKGKALRADDPVQAWPDRDAVQRQIQKRPVSASAANAAKRAEANSVMGAQAAERARLVEDFLIRKRQAAENKARVGAQMGWLAPTPISEQPPAKKANRNNDDHSNDMKGRDEAEREYLSRLRQIRLQNFNERRQIEKQKAREGMAVRRSIEGDPKYNADVRKQKIEALRQQADERAAKLKDELERKRREAYEKEKKAWEEHLAKKGVKAPPPKAEKPKPARKPIPVAPKGPAVPVVGLTAAFKQAGIEPETAIEQTEPPKEEPKQAEPKSVLQQQKDEILKRLNEQKHAPDRKKWGEGDAAKGQLPFANLPLEETSSVMEATGAGDVVIKNPGIKPSAAAGGDNVGVAPRKGWGGPSSTVMNALQKAAIAETITISKDETDAAKSKATEGVAAASVPTVKTPSPTGAIGETITIDKSPRPAPTAAVGETITIDKTPKPGAATPISETITLDDKPKPEIAKRPPTITEDEAGEVEETVEIPEGDKAKKDGVPSSVKDAWGKSGKKDDDKKPGKDDGGSQAKKPEDSSSDAGKEKKPVKDDKQNVTSKEEKNKDDEKDLSLMNQVELDSEEDDEKDEPSFYKEAQNSGVVKGLQTGFFDADVRLLRTCSEPDLSKLFKTNMALNPFFEVERMSLDVNLEDIEDGEDELDRKQDGEEGDASGNQEEDDENGDESDDDDDADDEDDEEDDGVDDDEDDMASIRQSYRDILDDDDDEVASPGSRTVVPRSDSSTSQDDRTPTSPESPRESNGIPGRKKSSTGDSDNLTEEDGAVGADPEVLANWDSGSGESDDEAAHSDDDRESVFSRLEESRVQLEEELGCDQFMQAYRSIQAIHEDEDENIQDGIKAISSILGADKQHLYPQILQLVMADGAFTEDND, from the exons ATGGACAGGTACGAAAAAGTACGTCAGATTGGCGAAGGATCTTTCGGCAAAGCTTTACTCGTAAAGTCTAAGAAGGATGGAGAGTATAAAGTTGTTAAGGAAATTAGTATTTCAAAG atggGCAGACGTGAACGAGAGGATTCAAAGAAAGAG GTGTCAGTCCTTGCAAAAATGAGACATCCAAATATAGTGTGCTACTTAGAATCCTTTGAAG ACAGAGGTAATTTATACATTGTCATGGAATACTGTGATGGAG GTGACTTGTATAAAGTGATCAACCGCCAGCGAGGTGTTTTGTTGGATGAAAACAAAATCTTAGATTGGTTTGTACAAATTTGTTTGGCAATCAAACATGTACATGATAGGAAGATTCTCCACAGAGACATCAAATCACAG AATATCTTCCTCACCAGGGCTGGCATGATCAAGCTAGGTGATTTTGGAATTGCCAAAGTACTTAACAG TACTGTTGAATTAGCTAGAACCTGTATTGGCACTCCGTACTACTTATCTCCAGAAATCTGTGAAAATAAGCCTTACAACAATAAAAG TGATATATGGGCCTTAGGCTGTGTCCTGTATGAactatgtacattgaaacaTGCATTTGAAGCAGGCAACATGAAGAACTTAGTACTGAAAATAATACGAGGTTCCTACCCTCCATTGTCACCAAAGTACAGCTATGAACTACGGAACCTACAGGCGTCCTTGTTGAAAAGGAGTGCAAG GGACCGGCCATCtgtaaatacagttttaaagAAACCATTTTTGCAAAAGAGAATTGAGCAATTTTTATCAGGAACG AAAATGGCCGATGAGTTCAGCCATACAGTTTTACATAGAAACCGTCCAGCCTTAGCAGCAAGGCCACCAGTACAAG CTGCAGCAAGGAAACCACCATCTGCTGCCAATCCAGCTAGGATAAGTGATCCAGCAGCAAAATATGGAGTGTCCGTTGCCAAGAAAAAACCTCCTTCCAATCGGGGGCAAGCCAAGCGATCTGGAGAAAAGCCCCCAAAGGCTGTGCCAAGTGACAATAAAGAACTtgagagaaagaaaaaagaactgGTGGAAAAGGAAAATCTgaggagagagaaagagagacagatcCGGATTGGACACCAACAACTGATGGAAAAACAGAGGATGGCTAGGATGAAGAAGGCAAGGCAAGAAGGATGGAGAAATCTTCTTGATTCTGGAAGTTCCGGTAGTTCAGCTGGAGGTGGTGGAGGAGGGGGATCAGCTAATAGTGATAATAATAAACCTTTTGAAATCCCCAAGAGAGACCCGGTTCCTCATCCAAATATCCCCAAG GACAAGAGATATCCAGAGAGAGGTCAGTATGATCATTATCACCGTTACTTGGATGACTTGCAGAAAGGTAAAGCACTGCGTGCTGATGACCCAGTACAAGCATGGCCTGACAGAGACGCCGTACAGAGACAGATACAGAAACGACCTGTATCTGCCAGTGCTGCTAACGCTGCCAAGAGAGCTGAAGCTAACAG TGTAATGGGTGCCCAGGCAGCAGAGAGGGCAAGACTTGTAGAAGACTTCCTTATAAGAAAGAGGCAAGCTGCTGAAAACAAAGCTAGAGTAGGTGCACAGATGGGATGGTTGGCACCG ACTCCCATCTCAGAGCAACCACCAGCCAAGAAAGCCAACCGTAATAATGATGACCATAGTAATGATATGAAAGGTAGAGATGAAGCAGAGAGG GAATATCTGTCCAGACTGCGTCAAATAAGACTGCAGAATTTCAATGAAAGAAGACAAATTGAGAAGCAGAAAGCACGAGAAGGGATGGCTGTCAGA AGGAGCATTGAAGGAGATCCCAAGTACAATGCTGATGTAAGGAAACAGAAAATTGAAGCCCTCAGA CAACAAGCTGATGAAAGGGCAGCTAAACTCAAGGATGAATTGGAAAGAAAGAGAAGAGAGGCATATGAAAAGGAGAAGAAAGCATGGGAAGAACAT CTTGCCAAGAAGGGAGTCAAGGCACCTCCACCAAAAGCTGAAAAGCCAAAACCTGCTAGAAA ACCAATACCAGTCGCACCTAAAGGACCTGCAGTACCAG TTGTTGGTTTGACTGCTGCTTTCAAACAAGCTGGTATTGAACCAGAGACAGCTATTGAA CAGACTGAACCACCAAAAGAAGAACCAAAGCAAGCAGAACCAAA ATCAGTGCTTCAGCAACAGAAAGATGAAATACTGAAGAGACTTAATGAGCAAAAG CATGCACCAGATCGTAAGAAGTGGGGTGAGGGTGATGCAGCCAAGGGACAACTGCCATTTGCTAACTTGCCATTGGAAGAAACCTCTTCTGTTATggaag CCACTGGTGCTGGAGATGTTGTTATCAAGAACCCTGGTATCAAACCCAGCGCGGCCGCTGGTGGTGATAATGTAGGCGTTGCTCCCAGGAAAGGCTGGGGTGGACCAAGTTCAACTGTCATGAATGCACTACAGAAAGCTGCAATTGCAGAAACTATTACCATATCTAAAGATGAGACAG ATGCTGCCAAATCAAAGGCTACTGAAGGAGTGGCAGCTGCTAGTGTCCCAACTGTGAAGACGCCATCTCCAACAGGAGCCATTGGTGAGACTATAACAATAGACAAATCACCCAGACCTGCACCCACTGCAGCTGTTGGTGAAACCATAACGATAGACAAGACACCAAAGCCAGGTGCAGCTACACCCATCAGTGAAACTATCACTTTGGATGATAAACCTAAACCAGAGATTGCCAAGAGACCACCCACAATAACAGAAG ATGAGGCTGGTGAAGTAGAAGAAACTGTGGAAATCCCAGAAGGTGACAAAGCCAAGAAGGATGGTGTGCCATCCTCTGTCAAAGATGCCTGGGGCAAGTCAGGAAAGAAAGACGATGACAAAAAGCCAGGGAAAGATGACGGTGGTTCACAAGCAAAGAAACCAGAAGATAGCTCATCAGATGCAGGGAAAGAGAAAAAACCAGTGAAGGATGATAAGCAAAATGTGACATCAAAAGAGGAGAAGAATAAAGATGATGAGAAGGATCTTT CTCTGATGAATCAAGTTGAACTtgacagtgaggaagatgaCGAAAAAGATGAACCCAGCTT TTACAAAGAAGCACAGAACAGTGGTGTAGTGAAAGGACTGCAGACAGGTTTCTTTGATGCTGATGTCAGG TTGTTAAGGACGTGTTCTGAGCCTGATCTCAGTAAACTCTTCAAAACCAACATGGCCTTGAACCCATTCTTTGAGGTTGAAAGGATGTCGCTAGACGTGAACTTGGAAGACATTGAAGATGGGGAGGATGAGTTGGACCGCAAACAAGACGGAGAAGAGGGAGACGCATCGGGTAACCAGGAAGAAGATGATGAGAATGGAGATGAaagcgatgatgatgatgatgctgatgatgaagatgatgagga AGATGAtggtgttgatgatgatgaagatgacatGGCAAGTATCAGACAGTCATACAGGGATATTCTGGATGATG ATGATGATGAGGTAGCGTCCCCTGGATCACGGACTGTAGTACCAAGGTCTGACAGCAGCACATCACAGGATGACAGAACACCAACAAGTCCTGAAAGTCCCAGAGAAAGCAATGGTATACCGGGCAGAAAGAAATCCAGTACTGGTGACAGTGACAATTTGACAGAGGAAGACGGTGCTGTCGGAGCTGACCCTGAAGTCCTAGCAAACTGGGATTCTGGCTCAG GCGAGAGTGATGATGAAGCAGCTCACAGTGATGATGACAGAGAGAGTGTCTTCAGTCGTCTAGAAGAATCCAGGGTACAGTTAGAAGAGGAATTAGGGTGTGATCAGTTTATGCAAGCATACAGGTCAATACAG GCCATCCATGAAGATGAGGATGAAAATATTCAAGATGGAATCAAAGCAATCAGTTCAATACTTGGAGCTGATAAACAGCACCTCTATCCACAGATACTACAACTTGTCATGGCTGACGGGGCCTTCACTGAAG ataaTGACTGA